In Apilactobacillus bombintestini, one genomic interval encodes:
- the comGC gene encoding competence type IV pilus major pilin ComGC: MKNIKKRSAFTLIEMTIVLFIISLLILIVVPNISGQRKHAESIHVNAMTTVIQSQVDAYLSDNSSDGLSMNTLVDKGYLTSRQANQAQQEGIKIVNNEAVKSQ, translated from the coding sequence ATGAAAAATATCAAAAAGAGATCTGCTTTTACTTTAATAGAAATGACGATTGTATTATTTATTATTTCACTGTTAATTTTAATCGTTGTGCCTAATATATCTGGTCAGCGAAAACATGCTGAATCTATTCATGTAAATGCAATGACTACCGTTATACAAAGCCAAGTAGATGCTTATTTGTCAGACAATTCAAGTGATGGCCTTAGCATGAATACATTAGTAGACAAGGGATATCTAACTAGTCGACAAGCTAATCAAGCCCAACAAGAAGGAATAAAAATTGTAAATAATGAAGCTGTTAAGTCACAATAA